A genomic stretch from Lathyrus oleraceus cultivar Zhongwan6 chromosome 2, CAAS_Psat_ZW6_1.0, whole genome shotgun sequence includes:
- the LOC127118027 gene encoding uncharacterized protein LOC127118027, which translates to MLSEEADDWWVATRTELETAGNAEISWAVFRERFLRKYFPKDVRGKKEIEFLELKQGNKSVTEYAAKFTELSKYYTPYSEAAGEFSKCVKFENGLRPEIKQAIGYQRIRVFSDLVDCCRIFEQDSKARAESYQQRVDRKGKNQNDRGKPYAAGKGFQSQSGMKRPSGGDSSAPVKCYRCGRAGHRVHECTSAAMKCFKCGKGGHLAAECRLKTVTCFNCGELGHISPQCPKPKKENQSGGKVFALSGSETSADDRLIRGNKQ; encoded by the coding sequence atgctgtcagaggaagctgatgattggtgggttgctacccgcactgagttagAAACTGCTGGTAATGCTGAGAtctcttgggctgtgttcagagagagattcctgaggaagtattttccaaaggatgttagagggaagaaagagatagaatttttggaattgaagcagggtaacaagtctgttacggagtatgctgctaagtttacagaactgtcgaagtattatactccctatagtgaggctgcgggagaattttcaaagtgtgtgaagtttgagaacgggctgcgtcccgagatcaagcaggctattggatatcagcggatcagagtgttttccgacttggttgactgttgcaggatttttgaacaggattccaaggctagagcagagagctatcagcaaagggttgataggaaaggtaagaacCAGAAcgatcgtggaaaaccgtatgcagctggcaaaggttttcagagtcagagtgggatgaagaggcctagtgggggagactctagtgctcctgttaagtgttacagatgtggtcgggctggacatcgtgttcacgagtgtaccagtgctgctatgaagtgtttcaagtgtggtaaaggtggtcacttggctgcagagtgccggttgaagactgtcacttgtttcaactgtggagagttgggtcatatcagtccacagtgtcctaagccgaagaaagagaatcagtcaggaggcaaggtctttgctttatcgggttctgagacttctgcagatgatcggttgatccgag